Proteins encoded together in one Streptomyces sp. NBC_01216 window:
- a CDS encoding SURF1 family cytochrome oxidase biogenesis protein, translated as MYRFLLSRQWVILTLVALVLMPTMIELGFWQFHRHERRVAQNALIADNLRAEPVPMETLTGVGHTVPRADYWRRVTATGTFDTAHEVVVRRRTSADDRIGVHVLTPLVLEDGRTVLVNRGWVPAAADQKAYPDVPPAPRGEVTVTGRLKADETTDASGIKDLRGLPDRQVMLINSGQQEELLGREVLGGYLEQTGPEPAGGTPEPIPEPDHDSIGAHMAYAVQWWLFTAGVPVGWVILVRREKRDRQAAARAEGVAESPEPAAAVG; from the coding sequence GTGTACCGCTTCCTGTTGTCCCGGCAGTGGGTGATCCTCACCCTCGTCGCCCTCGTCCTCATGCCGACGATGATCGAGCTGGGCTTCTGGCAGTTCCACCGGCACGAGCGCCGGGTCGCCCAGAACGCCCTGATCGCGGACAACCTGCGGGCGGAACCGGTCCCCATGGAGACGCTGACCGGCGTCGGGCACACCGTCCCGCGGGCCGACTACTGGCGGCGGGTCACCGCCACCGGCACCTTCGACACCGCGCACGAGGTCGTCGTCCGCCGCAGGACCTCGGCCGACGACCGGATCGGCGTGCACGTCCTCACCCCGCTGGTACTCGAGGACGGCCGGACCGTCCTGGTCAACCGCGGCTGGGTCCCGGCGGCGGCCGACCAGAAGGCATACCCCGACGTCCCGCCCGCCCCCCGGGGCGAGGTCACGGTCACCGGCCGGCTGAAGGCGGACGAGACCACCGACGCCAGCGGGATCAAGGACCTGCGCGGCCTGCCGGACCGCCAGGTGATGCTGATCAACAGCGGGCAGCAGGAGGAACTGCTCGGCCGCGAGGTGCTCGGCGGCTATCTGGAACAGACCGGCCCCGAGCCCGCCGGCGGCACGCCCGAGCCGATCCCCGAGCCCGACCACGACTCGATCGGCGCGCACATGGCGTACGCCGTCCAGTGGTGGCTCTTCACCGCCGGCGTCCCGGTGGGCTGGGTGATCCTGGTGCGTCGCGAGAAGCGTGACCGGCAGGCCGCGGCCCGCGCCGAAGGGGTCGCGGAGAGCCCCGAACCGGCCGCGGCCGTCGGCTGA
- a CDS encoding DEDDh family exonuclease produces MTMLDDRTTAAPWPTAYPQGYAVVDVETTGLARDDRIVSAAVYRLDAQGEVEDHWYTLVNPERDPGPVWIHGLTSDVLEGAPLFPEIAAEFSARLDGRVLVAHNALFDWSMIAREYARAERTAPVRQRLCTIALAKELSLPLPNHKLESLAAHFGVVQRRAHNALDDARVLAEAFRPSLRAAAERGVRLPLLECRPLTEWVSAPAAPRVGHQASYHANGWRPSRKRPPCPYPNPGRYTSDKPLKQGMRVAFSGDTSIDRELLEDRATEAGLHVASGVSRLTSLLVTNDPDAATSKTVKAKSFGTPIVDEAAFTQLLRDVDPADG; encoded by the coding sequence GTGACCATGCTCGACGACCGTACGACAGCAGCGCCGTGGCCGACCGCCTACCCCCAGGGGTACGCGGTCGTCGACGTGGAGACCACCGGCCTCGCCCGTGACGACCGGATAGTGTCGGCTGCCGTCTACCGGCTGGACGCCCAGGGCGAGGTGGAGGACCACTGGTACACGCTCGTCAATCCGGAACGGGACCCCGGTCCGGTCTGGATCCATGGCCTGACCAGCGACGTCCTGGAGGGCGCGCCGCTCTTCCCGGAGATCGCCGCCGAGTTCTCCGCCCGTCTCGACGGCAGGGTGCTGGTGGCGCACAACGCGCTCTTCGACTGGTCGATGATCGCCCGGGAGTACGCGCGTGCCGAGCGGACCGCGCCGGTGCGCCAGCGGCTGTGCACCATCGCGCTCGCCAAGGAGCTGTCGCTCCCGCTGCCCAACCACAAGCTGGAGTCGCTGGCCGCGCACTTCGGCGTCGTACAGCGGCGCGCGCACAACGCGCTGGACGACGCCCGGGTGCTGGCCGAGGCGTTCCGGCCGAGTCTGCGCGCGGCGGCGGAGCGCGGCGTGCGGCTGCCGCTGCTGGAGTGCCGGCCGCTGACGGAGTGGGTGTCCGCGCCGGCCGCGCCGAGGGTCGGTCACCAGGCGTCGTACCACGCGAACGGCTGGCGCCCCTCACGGAAGCGCCCACCGTGCCCGTATCCGAACCCCGGACGTTACACATCCGACAAACCGCTCAAACAGGGTATGCGGGTGGCGTTCTCCGGCGACACCTCCATCGACCGCGAGCTCCTGGAGGACCGCGCGACCGAGGCCGGGCTCCATGTGGCGAGCGGCGTCTCCCGGCTGACGAGCCTGCTGGTGACGAACGATCCGGACGCGGCCACCTCCAAGACGGTGAAGGCGAAGTCCTTCGGCACGCCGATCGTCGACGAGGCGGCCTTCACCCAGTTGCTGCGGGACGTGGACCCGGCAGACGGGTGA
- a CDS encoding TetR/AcrR family transcriptional regulator, with product MARSALTREEVLRAAAALVRELGPDALTMRGLAAELGTAVTSIYWHVGNRESLLDALVERTVAELAAVTAHGRTPVDRIVSVADALRRDLRERPHLVAMVHERGLTERMFLPAQRALAREVHAAGLRGTRAARVVRAVQFQVVGYVLVERNRERAPVQSPGEEVLWNAEGDTSPDPALARALARPVDTGHLFAVSVRALVEGLLAVPGPPRGPVG from the coding sequence ATGGCTCGCTCCGCGCTGACCCGCGAGGAGGTCCTGCGCGCCGCCGCGGCGCTGGTGAGGGAGCTCGGTCCGGACGCGCTCACGATGCGCGGACTGGCGGCCGAGCTGGGCACCGCGGTCACCTCGATCTACTGGCACGTGGGAAACCGCGAGTCCCTCCTGGACGCGCTCGTCGAACGGACCGTGGCGGAGCTGGCCGCGGTCACCGCCCACGGCCGCACCCCCGTCGACCGGATCGTCTCCGTGGCCGACGCTCTCCGCCGCGATCTGCGCGAACGCCCACACCTGGTGGCAATGGTCCACGAGCGGGGCCTGACGGAACGGATGTTCCTGCCCGCCCAGCGCGCCCTGGCCCGCGAGGTGCACGCGGCGGGGCTGCGGGGCACGCGGGCCGCGCGGGTGGTCCGCGCCGTGCAGTTCCAGGTCGTCGGCTACGTCCTGGTGGAGCGGAACCGGGAACGGGCCCCGGTCCAGTCGCCGGGCGAGGAGGTTCTCTGGAACGCCGAGGGCGACACGTCGCCCGACCCGGCCCTGGCCCGCGCGCTGGCCCGCCCGGTGGACACCGGACACCTCTTCGCCGTGTCCGTGCGGGCCCTGGTGGAGGGACTGTTGGCGGTTCCGGGGCCGCCGCGGGGCCCGGTCGGCTGA
- a CDS encoding acetoacetate decarboxylase family protein gives MARVRYGARTDAEIAAARARRSSLPDLWSTGVVAVWETDPEVVAAVLPPPLKPVGDPLVRATLSRVDLSGHPLGAGSVAVAAAHGDREGWYPLVMPMTHERALVGGREVFGEPKKLGEVTVEREGTAVRAALARHGVAFVEVRGAVSGPLPLPEPAEKTDFYYKFLPAVDGSGFEDDPVLVHCVRREKVRRLERVIGDVVLRESPYDPVADLAVRRIVGITLGEKTTGQWGRVAERVSAASLAPYAHQRYDDPGQSLDGPPEGSA, from the coding sequence ATGGCACGCGTACGGTACGGCGCGCGCACGGACGCCGAGATCGCGGCGGCCCGCGCGAGGCGATCCTCGCTTCCCGACCTCTGGTCCACCGGCGTGGTCGCCGTCTGGGAGACCGACCCCGAGGTGGTCGCGGCCGTCCTGCCGCCTCCGCTGAAACCCGTCGGGGATCCCCTCGTCCGGGCCACCCTCTCCCGGGTGGACCTGTCGGGTCACCCCCTCGGCGCCGGCTCGGTCGCCGTCGCCGCCGCCCACGGCGACCGGGAGGGCTGGTATCCCCTGGTCATGCCGATGACCCACGAGCGCGCCCTGGTCGGCGGACGCGAGGTCTTCGGCGAGCCCAAGAAGCTCGGCGAGGTCACCGTCGAGCGGGAGGGCACGGCCGTCCGGGCCGCGCTCGCCCGCCACGGTGTCGCCTTCGTCGAGGTACGCGGCGCGGTGTCCGGCCCGCTGCCCCTGCCCGAGCCCGCGGAGAAGACCGACTTCTACTACAAGTTCCTTCCCGCGGTGGACGGTTCCGGCTTCGAGGACGATCCCGTCCTCGTCCACTGCGTCCGCCGCGAGAAGGTCCGCCGGCTGGAGCGTGTCATCGGCGACGTCGTCCTGCGCGAGTCCCCGTACGACCCGGTCGCCGACCTCGCCGTCCGCCGGATCGTCGGGATCACCCTCGGCGAGAAGACCACCGGCCAGTGGGGCCGGGTGGCCGAGCGGGTGAGCGCCGCGAGCCTCGCGCCGTACGCCCACCAGCGCTACGACGACCCGGGGCAGAGCCTCGACGGCCCGCCCGAAGGGAGCGCGTGA
- a CDS encoding SDR family NAD(P)-dependent oxidoreductase yields MDLRAGQVAVVTGAAGGIGLAMARRFAAEGLAVVLGDVEEPALGRAAAELSGDGARVLAHPVDVTDSASVTALADAAYDTFGAVHVLCNNAGVASGAEGPMWEHEPNDWAWAFAVNVWGVFHGVQAFVPRMIASGGPGHVVNTSSGDGGIAPLPTASVYAVTKSAVVTLTESLYAQLRARRAPVGASVLFPGPHMLRTGLWESHRNRPERYAKQRPRRTPYRSLDQWEAAMRAAGHEVAFTPVEEVAGHVVDGIRADRFWMLPAGEHSDRQIRARSQSMLDRADPTYLESFILD; encoded by the coding sequence ATGGACCTGCGCGCGGGACAGGTCGCCGTCGTCACCGGGGCGGCCGGCGGCATCGGACTCGCGATGGCCCGCCGATTCGCCGCCGAGGGACTGGCCGTCGTCCTCGGCGACGTGGAGGAGCCCGCGCTCGGCCGGGCCGCCGCGGAGTTGTCGGGGGACGGCGCCCGAGTCCTCGCCCACCCGGTCGACGTCACCGACTCGGCGTCCGTGACGGCCCTCGCGGACGCCGCCTATGACACCTTCGGCGCGGTACACGTGCTGTGCAACAACGCGGGTGTCGCCTCGGGCGCCGAGGGCCCGATGTGGGAGCACGAGCCCAACGACTGGGCATGGGCCTTCGCCGTCAACGTGTGGGGCGTCTTCCACGGCGTCCAGGCATTCGTCCCGCGCATGATCGCGAGCGGCGGCCCCGGGCACGTCGTCAACACCTCCTCCGGGGACGGCGGGATCGCCCCGCTGCCCACCGCCTCCGTCTACGCCGTCACCAAGTCGGCCGTGGTCACCCTGACCGAGTCGCTGTACGCGCAGCTGAGGGCCCGGCGCGCGCCCGTGGGCGCTTCCGTGCTCTTCCCCGGCCCGCACATGCTGCGCACCGGCTTGTGGGAGTCGCACCGCAACCGGCCCGAGCGGTACGCCAAGCAGCGCCCGCGCCGGACCCCGTACCGCAGCCTCGACCAGTGGGAGGCGGCCATGAGGGCGGCCGGGCACGAGGTCGCCTTCACCCCCGTCGAGGAGGTGGCCGGGCACGTCGTCGACGGCATCCGTGCCGACCGCTTCTGGATGCTGCCGGCCGGCGAGCACAGCGACCGTCAGATCAGGGCGCGCTCCCAGTCCATGCTCGACCGCGCCGACCCGACCTATCTGGAGAGCTTCATCCTCGACTGA
- a CDS encoding amidohydrolase family protein, producing MSDDDPYLIISSDCHAGLPTERYRPYLDSRFHRDFDEFLAGRDARREAMTRLGVRNETFAEKWFSDNEEGLRGGWDAARRLKELDGDGVAAEVVFPDADAVDSRTAAPFGVGLGLSGDQDPRLGMAGARAHNRWLAEFVGSHPERHRGVALLPVTADTDEVVAEIRRARESGLGALMIPSMWVDKEPYHDRRYDPVWAAAAEAGMPLVTHSGAAPREEYGDHLGIYVSEVTWWPARPLWFLLWSGVFERHPGLRFGVAESGCWWLPNLLWFMDRLYLGAHGGKKLSPFPGLRRPPSEYLDRQVFVCATNTKRRELAQRYEIGVDNILWGSDFPHPEGTWPATRAWLRRTFHDIPVTETRRMLGLSAAEVFGFDTAALAPVARRIGPTPAELGQPADQTAVEASWARSREVGRHWLTDHDFPALGVTP from the coding sequence ATGAGCGATGACGATCCGTATCTGATCATCTCCTCCGACTGCCACGCCGGGCTGCCGACCGAGCGGTACCGGCCTTACCTCGACTCCCGGTTCCACCGGGACTTCGACGAGTTCCTCGCCGGCCGGGACGCCCGCCGCGAGGCCATGACACGGCTCGGCGTGCGCAACGAGACCTTCGCGGAGAAGTGGTTCAGCGACAACGAGGAAGGACTGCGCGGCGGCTGGGACGCCGCCCGGCGGCTCAAGGAACTCGACGGCGACGGCGTCGCGGCCGAGGTCGTCTTCCCCGACGCGGACGCCGTCGACAGCCGGACCGCCGCCCCCTTCGGCGTCGGCCTCGGCCTCTCCGGCGACCAGGACCCGCGGCTCGGCATGGCAGGCGCGCGGGCCCACAACCGCTGGCTGGCCGAGTTCGTGGGGAGCCACCCCGAACGCCATCGCGGGGTGGCTCTCCTGCCGGTGACAGCCGACACGGACGAGGTCGTCGCCGAGATCCGCCGCGCCAGGGAGTCGGGCCTCGGCGCCCTCATGATCCCCTCGATGTGGGTGGACAAGGAGCCCTACCACGACCGGCGCTACGACCCGGTGTGGGCCGCGGCGGCCGAGGCCGGCATGCCCCTGGTCACCCACTCCGGCGCGGCCCCCCGGGAGGAGTACGGCGACCACCTCGGCATCTACGTCAGCGAGGTGACCTGGTGGCCCGCCAGACCGCTCTGGTTCCTGCTCTGGTCGGGGGTCTTCGAACGCCACCCAGGGCTGCGGTTCGGCGTCGCCGAGTCCGGATGCTGGTGGCTGCCCAACCTGCTGTGGTTCATGGACCGCCTCTACCTCGGGGCCCACGGCGGCAAGAAGCTGTCACCGTTCCCGGGACTCCGGCGGCCCCCGAGCGAGTACCTGGACCGGCAGGTCTTCGTCTGCGCCACCAACACCAAGCGGCGGGAGCTGGCCCAGCGGTACGAGATCGGCGTCGACAACATCCTGTGGGGCTCCGACTTCCCGCACCCCGAGGGGACCTGGCCGGCCACCCGCGCATGGCTCCGGCGGACCTTCCACGACATTCCGGTGACCGAGACCCGGCGGATGCTGGGACTGTCCGCCGCCGAGGTCTTCGGCTTCGACACCGCCGCACTGGCGCCGGTCGCCCGCCGGATCGGCCCCACCCCCGCCGAACTCGGCCAGCCGGCCGACCAGACGGCGGTGGAGGCGTCCTGGGCCCGCTCCCGCGAGGTCGGCCGCCACTGGCTGACGGACCACGACTTCCCCGCGCTGGGAGTGACACCGTGA
- a CDS encoding amidohydrolase family protein, with product MNGDDRYTVISADCHAGADLLDYRPYLEKRHHDDFDAWAAGYVNPYEDLLADTADRNWNSARRLRELEADGIVAEVVFPNTVPPFFPSASLMAPAPTRQEYERRWAGLRAHNRWLADFCARAPGRRAGVAQILLNDVDEAVREIRRTREAGLTGGILLPGTPPGSGLPELHSRTYDPIWAVCAELEVPVNHHGGSASPPLGDEPAARAVFMVETTWFSHRALWHLVFGGAFRRHPGLRLVLTEQGSGWIPGVLEMLDYYHARLVPAGSRTATAESRFGTGLARSADRRPSEVWRENCFVGASFMRPHEVPLRDRIGLDKIMWGSDYPHDEGTTPYSREALRIAYAGLPPAEVAAMAGGNAARVYGFDPALLEPLAALHGPTVAEIARPLTEIPRDATSPAFASGGSVRVW from the coding sequence GTGAACGGCGACGACCGGTACACCGTCATCTCGGCCGACTGTCACGCCGGCGCCGACCTGCTCGACTACCGGCCCTACCTGGAGAAGCGCCACCACGACGACTTCGACGCCTGGGCGGCCGGCTACGTCAACCCGTACGAGGACCTGCTCGCCGACACCGCCGACCGCAACTGGAACTCCGCGCGCCGGCTGCGCGAACTGGAAGCGGACGGCATCGTCGCCGAGGTCGTCTTCCCCAACACCGTCCCACCGTTCTTCCCCTCCGCCTCGCTGATGGCCCCGGCGCCCACCCGGCAGGAGTACGAACGGCGCTGGGCGGGCCTGCGGGCCCACAACCGCTGGCTCGCCGACTTCTGCGCCCGGGCGCCGGGCCGCAGGGCGGGGGTGGCACAGATCCTCCTCAACGACGTCGACGAGGCGGTGCGGGAGATCCGCCGCACCAGGGAGGCGGGGCTCACCGGCGGCATCCTGCTGCCCGGCACCCCGCCCGGCAGCGGGCTCCCGGAGCTCCACTCACGGACGTACGACCCGATCTGGGCGGTCTGCGCGGAGCTGGAGGTCCCGGTCAACCACCACGGCGGCTCCGCCTCACCACCGCTCGGCGACGAACCGGCGGCGCGCGCGGTGTTCATGGTCGAGACGACCTGGTTCTCGCACCGGGCGCTGTGGCACCTGGTGTTCGGCGGGGCCTTCCGCCGCCATCCGGGACTTCGGCTGGTCCTCACCGAACAGGGCTCCGGCTGGATCCCCGGCGTCCTGGAGATGCTGGACTACTACCACGCCCGCCTCGTCCCGGCCGGCTCCCGGACCGCCACCGCGGAGTCCCGGTTCGGCACGGGCCTCGCCCGGTCCGCGGACAGGCGGCCCAGTGAGGTGTGGCGCGAGAACTGCTTCGTCGGTGCCAGTTTCATGCGCCCGCACGAGGTTCCGCTGCGCGACCGGATCGGCCTCGACAAGATCATGTGGGGCAGCGACTACCCGCACGACGAGGGCACCACGCCGTACTCCCGCGAGGCACTCCGCATCGCCTACGCGGGGCTGCCGCCGGCGGAGGTCGCGGCGATGGCGGGCGGCAACGCGGCCCGCGTGTACGGCTTCGACCCGGCGCTGCTGGAGCCGCTGGCCGCGCTGCACGGGCCGACGGTCGCCGAGATCGCCCGGCCCCTGACGGAGATCCCGCGCGACGCCACCAGCCCCGCCTTCGCGTCGGGCGGGTCGGTCCGCGTGTGGTGA
- a CDS encoding VIT1/CCC1 transporter family protein: MTDETGTAATEHDEAHGGGLGTRLNWLRAAVLGANDGVVSTAGLVVGVAGATASRSALLTAGLAGLLAGSMSMAAGEYVSVSTQRDSEKAALAQERRELRERPEEELAELTELLSARGLSPAVAREAAEQLTDRDALRAHARVELGIDPDALTNPWHAAGASFLAFTVGALLPLLAMVLPPAPARLWITVVSVLAALALAGWGSARLGAAPPGRAVLRNTGGGALAMAVTYAAGSLLGAAGV, translated from the coding sequence GTGACCGACGAGACCGGGACCGCAGCGACCGAGCACGACGAAGCCCACGGGGGCGGCCTCGGTACCCGCCTCAACTGGCTCCGAGCCGCCGTCCTCGGGGCCAACGACGGTGTCGTCTCCACCGCGGGCCTCGTCGTCGGCGTCGCCGGCGCGACGGCCTCCCGCTCCGCGCTGCTGACCGCGGGCCTGGCCGGACTGCTCGCCGGGTCGATGTCGATGGCGGCGGGCGAGTACGTGTCGGTCTCCACCCAGCGAGACTCGGAGAAGGCGGCCCTGGCCCAGGAGAGACGCGAACTGCGCGAGCGGCCCGAGGAGGAGCTGGCCGAGCTGACCGAGCTGCTGTCCGCCCGCGGCCTCTCACCGGCCGTCGCCCGCGAGGCCGCCGAGCAGCTCACCGACCGCGACGCCCTGCGGGCCCATGCCCGCGTGGAACTGGGCATCGACCCCGACGCGCTCACCAACCCCTGGCACGCGGCAGGCGCGAGCTTTCTCGCCTTCACGGTCGGCGCCCTGCTGCCGCTGCTGGCGATGGTCCTGCCCCCCGCCCCGGCCCGGCTCTGGATCACGGTCGTGTCGGTCCTCGCGGCCCTGGCCCTCGCCGGCTGGGGGAGCGCCCGCCTGGGAGCCGCCCCGCCGGGCCGGGCGGTGCTCCGGAACACCGGGGGAGGGGCGCTGGCGATGGCGGTGACCTACGCGGCCGGGTCACTGCTGGGCGCGGCCGGAGTCTGA
- a CDS encoding zinc-dependent alcohol dehydrogenase family protein produces the protein MRATTIHAPFDMRVEDVPDPVIKESTDVVLRVLRACICGSDLWAYRGESARRPGQRIGHEFLGIVEETGADVTGFAPGDLAVAPFVWSDGTCAFCDEGLQTSCPRGGFWGSVGSDGGQGEAVRVPFADGTLVRLPAEAASDDHLLTGLLALSDVLGTGHHAALGAGVKPGATVAVVGDGAVGLCGVLAARRLGAERIIALGRHTTRTDIARTFGATDVVAERGEAAEAAVRELTGGHGAHAVIEAVGTEQSMRTAVAIARDGGSVGYVGVPHGSGTGLDLSVMFGRNISLRGGVAPVRAYIPELLPDVLDGTIDPGPVFDLAVGLDGVPAGYRAMDERTALKVLVTP, from the coding sequence ATGCGCGCCACCACCATCCACGCCCCCTTCGACATGCGCGTGGAGGACGTGCCCGACCCGGTGATCAAGGAGTCCACGGACGTCGTCCTGCGGGTGCTGCGCGCCTGCATCTGCGGCAGCGACCTGTGGGCCTACCGGGGCGAGTCCGCCCGGCGGCCCGGCCAGCGCATCGGCCACGAGTTCCTCGGCATCGTCGAGGAGACCGGTGCCGACGTCACCGGCTTCGCCCCCGGTGATCTGGCCGTGGCCCCCTTCGTCTGGTCCGACGGGACCTGCGCCTTCTGCGACGAGGGCCTCCAGACCTCCTGCCCACGGGGCGGGTTCTGGGGCTCGGTGGGCTCCGACGGCGGCCAGGGCGAAGCGGTCCGTGTCCCCTTCGCCGACGGCACCCTCGTCCGGCTTCCCGCCGAGGCGGCCTCCGACGACCACCTGCTGACCGGTCTCCTCGCCCTCTCGGACGTCCTCGGCACCGGCCACCACGCGGCCCTCGGCGCCGGTGTCAAGCCGGGCGCCACCGTCGCGGTCGTCGGCGACGGGGCCGTGGGCCTGTGCGGCGTGCTCGCCGCCCGGCGGCTCGGCGCGGAACGGATCATCGCGCTCGGCCGGCACACCACCCGCACCGACATCGCCCGCACCTTCGGCGCCACCGACGTCGTAGCCGAGCGCGGCGAGGCCGCAGAGGCGGCCGTCCGCGAGCTCACCGGCGGCCACGGCGCCCACGCCGTCATCGAGGCGGTCGGCACGGAGCAGTCGATGCGCACCGCCGTCGCCATCGCCCGGGACGGGGGCTCCGTCGGCTACGTCGGCGTCCCGCACGGCAGCGGCACCGGCCTGGACCTCTCGGTGATGTTCGGCCGGAACATCTCGCTGCGCGGCGGGGTCGCCCCGGTCCGCGCGTACATCCCGGAGCTGCTCCCCGACGTGCTCGACGGCACGATCGACCCGGGCCCCGTGTTCGACCTGGCCGTCGGCCTCGACGGCGTCCCGGCCGGATACCGGGCCATGGACGAGCGCACGGCCCTGAAGGTCCTCGTCACGCCGTAG
- a CDS encoding CoA transferase has protein sequence MNEWMDDTPHGATQSLWSALGGDPALLRRVSYGGPPGLLPARLPVMTLARSTVAVAGLAAAEREGGTGRVRVDDGAVATAFVSERHLRIDGRAPVSFAPLSRFWRTADGWVRTHANYPHHRAALLAALGVREESAQAVAAVIAERPATEVETAVYAAGGLAVALRTPREWAAHPQGREVAARPLLTAQRLDDAVPARFRQRGTRHGTGKPARGTGGAAGLTAPDGRPLRVLDLTRVIAGPVATRTLALLGADVLRIDPPQRPELPDQHTDGDIGKRTAALDLTRPSDRRTLDDLLDSADVLVTGYRPGALDRFGLHRPGLVVARLSAWGDYGPWGERRGFDSLVQAATGIAVTEGSTEQPGALPAQALDHGSGYLLAAAVLRSLTEQDRDGGTRLVRLALAQTGHWLSAALPRYEPEPHLTERDGPAGRLRYARSPVVYDGGPADWSRPPGPAGADAPEWLGA, from the coding sequence ATGAACGAGTGGATGGACGACACCCCGCACGGTGCCACGCAGTCGCTGTGGTCGGCCCTGGGCGGCGATCCCGCCCTGCTCCGCCGGGTGTCGTACGGCGGTCCGCCCGGTCTGCTGCCCGCCCGGCTGCCCGTGATGACCCTGGCCCGGTCGACGGTCGCGGTCGCGGGTCTGGCCGCCGCCGAACGGGAGGGTGGTACGGGCCGCGTGCGGGTGGACGACGGGGCCGTCGCCACCGCGTTCGTGAGTGAGCGTCATCTCCGGATCGACGGGCGGGCGCCCGTCTCCTTCGCGCCGCTGTCCCGTTTCTGGCGAACGGCGGACGGCTGGGTCCGGACCCATGCGAACTATCCCCACCACCGGGCCGCGCTGCTGGCCGCGCTCGGAGTGCGCGAGGAATCGGCGCAGGCCGTGGCGGCGGTGATCGCCGAGCGGCCCGCGACGGAGGTCGAGACGGCGGTGTACGCCGCCGGGGGCCTGGCCGTCGCCCTGCGCACCCCGCGGGAGTGGGCCGCGCATCCGCAGGGCCGGGAGGTGGCGGCGCGCCCGTTGCTGACGGCGCAACGCCTCGACGACGCGGTTCCGGCCCGGTTCCGGCAGCGTGGCACACGGCACGGCACCGGGAAGCCGGCACGGGGCACCGGCGGTGCGGCGGGGCTCACCGCACCCGACGGACGTCCGCTGCGCGTCCTCGATCTGACCCGGGTCATCGCGGGTCCGGTGGCCACCCGGACGCTGGCGCTGCTGGGCGCGGACGTGCTGCGGATCGACCCGCCGCAGCGGCCCGAACTCCCCGACCAGCACACGGACGGCGACATCGGGAAGCGGACGGCGGCGCTGGATCTGACGCGCCCGTCGGACCGCCGCACCCTCGACGACCTCCTGGACTCCGCCGACGTCCTGGTCACCGGCTACCGCCCGGGGGCCCTGGACCGCTTCGGTCTGCACCGCCCCGGTCTCGTCGTGGCCCGGCTGTCGGCGTGGGGCGACTACGGCCCCTGGGGCGAGCGACGCGGATTCGACAGCCTCGTGCAGGCGGCGACCGGGATCGCGGTGACGGAGGGCTCGACGGAGCAGCCGGGTGCCCTGCCGGCGCAGGCACTGGACCACGGCTCGGGCTATCTGCTGGCGGCGGCCGTGCTGCGCTCCCTCACCGAGCAGGACCGGGACGGTGGCACCCGGCTGGTCCGGCTCGCGCTGGCGCAGACGGGCCACTGGCTGTCGGCCGCGCTCCCCCGGTACGAGCCGGAGCCCCACCTCACCGAGCGGGACGGCCCGGCCGGGCGGCTGCGGTACGCGCGGTCGCCGGTGGTGTACGACGGAGGGCCGGCGGACTGGTCGCGTCCCCCGGGCCCGGCGGGGGCCGACGCGCCCGAGTGGCTCGGGGCCTGA